A stretch of the Mycobacterium shigaense genome encodes the following:
- a CDS encoding MerR family transcriptional regulator — MRIGELSRATGVSTRALRYYEDQGLLGSQRRSNGYREYSPEAVRIVAFIQDLYRAGLPSKVIRDILPCTQTPGPATECSALLERIRQVRDELASKERRIAERRQTLEAYLAGPDAPRGLEPTSATRVSG, encoded by the coding sequence ATGCGGATTGGCGAGTTGAGCAGGGCAACCGGCGTTAGCACCCGCGCCCTGCGCTATTACGAGGATCAGGGCCTCTTGGGCAGTCAGCGACGATCCAATGGATACCGCGAATACAGCCCCGAGGCCGTGCGGATCGTCGCGTTTATTCAGGATCTCTATCGCGCCGGTCTACCGTCGAAGGTGATCCGCGACATCCTGCCGTGCACCCAAACGCCGGGGCCCGCGACCGAATGCTCGGCGCTACTGGAACGCATCCGGCAGGTACGCGACGAGCTAGCTTCGAAGGAGCGGCGCATCGCCGAACGACGGCAGACCCTTGAGGCCTATCTTGCCGGGCCCGATGCGCCGCGCGGGCTTGAACCGACTAGC